One genomic window of Desulfovibrio gilichinskyi includes the following:
- the aprA gene encoding adenylyl-sulfate reductase subunit alpha: protein MPLLPTKEAAKGVALAEPELIEKDVDLLLVGGGMGNCGVAYEACRWIEKVGGNLSIMLLDKAAMERSGAVAQGLSAINTYLGENNADDYVRMVRTDLMGIVREDLIFDLGRHVDDSVHLFEEWGLPCWIKKDGKNLDGAQAKAAGLSLRNGDACVRSGRWQMMINGESYKCIVAEAAKMALGEDNYMERIFIVKMLLDAKQPNRIAGAVGFSTRENKVYVFKCNAAVVACGGAVNVYRPRSTGEGMGRAWYPVWNAGSTYTMCAQVGAEMTMMENRFVPARFKDGYGPVGAWFLLFKAKATNYKGEDYCETNRAMLKPYEDRGYAKGHVIPTCLRNHMMLREMREGRGPIYMDTATALQNTFKDLSPAEQKHLESEAWEDFLDMCVGQANLWASMNIEPEKSGSEIMPTEPYLLGSHSGCCGIWVSGPDEEWVPEEYKVKADNGKVYNRMTTVNGLFTCADGVGASGHKFSSGSHAEGRIVGKQMVRWCVDHKDFKPTLKENIKDLAKELYQPWYTYEAGKSISTDPVVNPNYITPKNFMMRLVKCTDEYGGGCGTMYVTSGALLDTGFKLLGMLEEDSLKLAARDLHELMRCWEQFHRLWTVRLHMQHISFREESRYPGFYYRGDFMGLDDSNWKCFVNSKYDVEKGETLIYKKAYHQIIPV from the coding sequence ATGCCTCTGCTCCCTACTAAAGAAGCTGCAAAGGGCGTTGCACTTGCAGAACCAGAACTTATAGAAAAAGACGTAGATCTTCTTCTCGTCGGTGGTGGTATGGGTAACTGCGGTGTTGCTTACGAAGCATGCCGTTGGATCGAAAAAGTTGGTGGAAATCTTTCTATCATGCTTCTCGATAAAGCCGCTATGGAACGTTCCGGTGCTGTTGCACAGGGTCTTTCCGCTATCAACACATATCTTGGTGAAAACAATGCTGACGATTACGTCCGCATGGTTCGTACCGACCTCATGGGCATCGTCCGTGAAGACCTTATCTTTGACTTAGGTCGTCACGTTGATGATTCCGTCCATCTTTTTGAAGAGTGGGGCCTTCCTTGCTGGATCAAAAAAGATGGTAAAAACCTCGACGGTGCTCAGGCAAAGGCTGCTGGCCTCTCCCTGCGTAACGGCGATGCTTGCGTTCGTTCCGGACGTTGGCAGATGATGATCAACGGTGAATCCTACAAGTGTATCGTTGCTGAAGCAGCTAAAATGGCTCTCGGCGAAGATAACTATATGGAACGTATCTTCATCGTTAAAATGCTTCTCGACGCTAAACAGCCAAACCGCATCGCTGGTGCTGTTGGTTTCTCCACTCGTGAAAACAAAGTATACGTATTCAAATGCAACGCAGCTGTAGTAGCTTGCGGTGGTGCTGTTAACGTATACCGTCCTCGTTCCACTGGTGAAGGTATGGGTCGTGCATGGTATCCAGTATGGAACGCAGGTTCCACATACACCATGTGTGCTCAGGTTGGCGCTGAAATGACCATGATGGAAAACCGCTTCGTACCTGCTCGTTTTAAAGACGGTTACGGACCAGTTGGTGCATGGTTCCTGCTTTTCAAAGCTAAAGCAACTAACTACAAAGGTGAAGACTATTGCGAAACAAACCGCGCAATGCTCAAACCTTATGAAGATCGCGGATACGCTAAAGGACATGTTATTCCTACTTGTCTGCGTAACCACATGATGCTTCGCGAAATGCGCGAAGGTCGCGGTCCTATCTATATGGATACCGCTACTGCACTTCAGAACACTTTCAAAGATCTCAGTCCTGCTGAACAGAAACACCTCGAATCTGAAGCATGGGAAGATTTCCTTGACATGTGTGTTGGCCAGGCCAACCTCTGGGCTTCTATGAATATCGAACCAGAAAAATCCGGTTCCGAAATCATGCCTACTGAACCTTACCTCCTCGGTTCTCATTCCGGTTGCTGCGGTATCTGGGTTTCCGGACCAGACGAAGAATGGGTTCCTGAAGAATACAAAGTTAAAGCTGACAACGGTAAAGTATACAACCGTATGACAACTGTTAATGGCCTCTTCACCTGCGCTGACGGTGTTGGTGCTTCTGGTCATAAGTTCTCATCCGGTTCACATGCTGAAGGCCGTATTGTTGGTAAGCAGATGGTTCGTTGGTGTGTAGATCACAAAGATTTCAAACCAACTTTGAAAGAAAATATTAAAGACCTCGCTAAAGAATTGTACCAGCCTTGGTATACTTACGAAGCAGGTAAATCCATCTCTACTGACCCAGTGGTCAACCCTAACTACATCACCCCTAAAAACTTCATGATGCGCCTCGTAAAGTGCACCGATGAATACGGTGGTGGTTGTGGAACCATGTATGTTACTTCCGGTGCTCTTCTTGACACAGGTTTCAAACTTCTTGGAATGCTTGAAGAAGATAGCTTGAAATTGGCAGCACGTGACCTCCACGAATTGATGCGTTGTTGGGAACAGTTCCACAGACTGTGGACTGTACGCCTGCACATGCAGCACATCAGCTTCCGCGAAGAATCCCGTTATCCTGGATTCTACTACCGCGGAGACTTCATGGGTCTTGACGACTCAAACTGGAAATGCTTCGTAAACTCCAAATACGATGTAGAAAAAGGCGAAACCCTTATTTACAAAAAAGCATACCACCAGATCATTCCTGTTTAA
- the qmoC gene encoding quinone-interacting membrane-bound oxidoreductase complex subunit QmoC, with translation MEKDVRIKPDLQFIKELQEVGGDAVKKCYQCATCSVACPLSPADNPYPRKEMVWAQWGLKDKLVNDIDIWLCHNCGTCSDLCPRGARPADMLAALRNMAYQKMVTPSCFGKWMSSPKHLPKLIAIPAVLYMVIWFIMAGVRGSFFPLEDGKIVYGYLFPGDFTIDPIFMIAFGFMAWTFYRGVKNLIASFKDQPKVFAVGDKSERPSLLECFVDVCRKEILTHSKWKECGDTDEADEQKFNGHRLIMLAFVCLMIVTGIVAVAHWGGKIIPFLSAVGHTPMPLWHPVKILANIGAVLLVYSLLLLTKRRLNQDESAHGSSYYDWYLLGLIWTIAGTGVMSELLRLFGIAILAYPVYYVHLVAVFMMFVYLPWSKLGHLVYRTAALTYARYIGRLPMPVREEKTFTL, from the coding sequence ATGGAAAAAGATGTTCGCATCAAACCGGATCTGCAGTTTATCAAAGAACTCCAGGAAGTCGGTGGAGACGCAGTCAAAAAGTGTTATCAGTGCGCAACTTGCTCTGTAGCATGTCCTTTGTCTCCTGCTGACAACCCTTATCCGCGTAAGGAAATGGTTTGGGCTCAGTGGGGCCTTAAAGATAAACTCGTTAATGACATCGATATATGGCTTTGTCACAACTGCGGAACATGTTCCGACCTGTGTCCTCGCGGCGCACGTCCTGCTGACATGCTCGCAGCTCTGCGTAACATGGCCTACCAGAAGATGGTAACTCCGTCCTGCTTCGGTAAGTGGATGAGCTCTCCAAAGCATCTGCCGAAACTGATAGCTATCCCAGCAGTTCTTTACATGGTGATTTGGTTCATCATGGCTGGTGTTCGCGGTTCCTTCTTCCCTCTTGAAGATGGCAAAATTGTCTACGGATATCTTTTCCCCGGCGATTTTACTATTGACCCGATCTTTATGATTGCTTTCGGTTTCATGGCTTGGACCTTCTACAGGGGAGTCAAAAATCTTATTGCTTCATTTAAGGATCAACCGAAGGTCTTTGCTGTTGGTGACAAATCTGAAAGACCCAGCCTCTTGGAATGCTTCGTGGATGTGTGCAGAAAAGAAATTCTGACTCACTCCAAATGGAAAGAATGCGGAGATACTGATGAAGCTGACGAACAGAAGTTTAATGGTCATAGACTCATTATGCTCGCTTTCGTCTGCCTGATGATCGTAACAGGCATAGTCGCTGTTGCTCATTGGGGAGGAAAGATCATACCTTTCCTTTCAGCTGTCGGTCACACTCCAATGCCGCTGTGGCACCCGGTTAAGATTCTTGCCAACATTGGTGCAGTACTACTTGTTTATTCATTATTACTGCTCACCAAACGTCGCTTGAATCAGGATGAATCCGCTCACGGTTCCAGTTATTATGACTGGTATCTGCTCGGACTTATCTGGACAATTGCAGGTACCGGCGTAATGAGTGAATTGCTCCGTCTTTTCGGAATCGCAATTCTCGCATACCCCGTATACTATGTGCATCTTGTCGCCGTGTTTATGATGTTTGTCTATCTGCCGTGGTCCAAACTTGGGCATCTGGTCTACAGGACTGCAGCTTTAACTTATGCAAGATACATCGGCCGTCTACCTATGCCGGTCCGTGAAGAAAAGACTTTTACTCTGTAA
- a CDS encoding ABC transporter ATP-binding protein: MEELHLHDVSVRFGGLQALSEVNFSLMPGEIVGLIGPNGAGKTTVFNVITGVYNASGGDVVYGGESLRGLKPYQVLAKGIARTFQNIRLFQNMTALENVMVAQHSRTNCGVLGAIFRTPAQKREEQKIKTRAMDELRFAELEKFADEVASSLPYGHQRRLEIARALASDPSTILLDEPAAGLNPAESSELMETIRKISARGINVLMVEHDMKVVMGICQKLVVLDHGVMIAKGNPEEIQKNPAVIEAYLGN; the protein is encoded by the coding sequence ATGGAAGAACTACATTTACACGACGTGAGCGTCCGCTTTGGTGGGCTGCAGGCTTTGTCAGAGGTGAACTTCTCTCTTATGCCGGGGGAAATCGTAGGTCTCATCGGGCCGAACGGCGCAGGTAAGACCACTGTGTTTAATGTTATTACCGGAGTATACAACGCTTCCGGCGGAGATGTTGTTTATGGTGGAGAAAGTCTTCGGGGATTAAAGCCATATCAAGTACTTGCGAAAGGAATAGCGCGCACTTTTCAGAATATTCGCCTTTTTCAGAATATGACGGCTCTGGAGAATGTTATGGTTGCCCAGCATTCACGCACAAATTGCGGAGTTCTTGGAGCGATTTTTCGTACTCCTGCACAAAAGCGCGAAGAGCAGAAAATCAAAACACGGGCAATGGATGAGTTGCGTTTTGCAGAACTGGAAAAGTTTGCAGATGAAGTCGCATCCAGTCTTCCTTACGGTCATCAAAGGCGACTTGAAATCGCACGGGCTTTAGCCTCTGATCCAAGCACTATCCTACTTGATGAACCGGCTGCAGGGCTCAATCCTGCTGAAAGTTCCGAGTTGATGGAAACCATCCGTAAAATATCTGCTAGAGGAATCAATGTGTTGATGGTGGAACATGATATGAAAGTTGTCATGGGAATCTGTCAGAAACTTGTTGTTCTTGATCACGGAGTGATGATTGCAAAAGGAAACCCTGAAGAAATTCAGAAAAATCCTGCTGTAATTGAGGCATATCTCGGTAATTAA
- a CDS encoding FAD-dependent oxidoreductase — MPEKIGVYFDQASISPYLNAEELAEVVRKVCASECPVIKCHPRLNSEEGRKLIQEDIDAGNVDAVCICGTSPRVDWDIFNFDNVMVERVNLREQCIKVFRNPDGTLPDPNGEVPELLKIMANEYVRMGITKLTKGKTSENQIIGSTKVVMVLGGGFTGLTAALYAAKTNHDVILVEKSDTLGGKAAGMYKTFPLAYPNTEAHETGIEDLIAEVESNSKIKVFKSAQLETLEGAPGDYTASVKVGSGKEEMPVGAVVLATGWVPQDTKYVEPMGYGSSKVVTAAEFEKMVKTGKMDASSVAFVLDTRLSEAKFAAEEDAYANRSEEQIASDDADAKAASDAAKAEGDDAEEEFVYEDMESYKHLPYSSELSSLVALKQANYVRELNDEGIAYIIYDHMMVPGVNERYYRAAQDDPGIMLTKGTVTSIKEEGNFMVVSASNTLLGENIEIQADLVVVPTGMVPTTAHDPTINLVYRQGPAFPDLKQFAGYADSNYICFPYETRRTGIYAAGCVRQPMSMGLAREDAAGAVLKAIQCINSANHGVAVHPRSGDNTYPVFNFMRCTQCKRCTEECPFGALDDDEKGTPKPNPSRCRRCGTCMGACPERVIGFDNYNIDMIGSMIKQVKVPDDMEVGGPRFIVLACENDAYPALDMAAMRGKGWSPYVRVIPVRCLGSVNTIWIADAMSKGIDGVLLLGCKYGEDYQCHFVKGSELCNRRMENVADSLKRLGVEPERVVQSELAIDEYDKVSDLIDTFVNDMIKIGPNPFKGY; from the coding sequence ATGCCCGAAAAAATCGGAGTTTATTTCGACCAAGCAAGCATTTCCCCTTACCTTAACGCTGAAGAACTTGCAGAAGTAGTCCGTAAGGTCTGCGCAAGTGAATGTCCGGTGATCAAGTGTCACCCGAGACTTAACAGCGAGGAAGGCAGAAAGCTTATTCAGGAAGATATCGACGCTGGCAACGTTGATGCAGTATGTATCTGCGGCACAAGCCCTCGCGTAGATTGGGACATTTTCAACTTTGACAACGTCATGGTTGAACGTGTTAATCTGCGTGAACAGTGCATCAAGGTTTTCAGGAACCCTGACGGCACATTGCCTGATCCAAATGGTGAAGTACCTGAACTCCTCAAAATAATGGCTAATGAATATGTCAGAATGGGAATCACTAAACTTACCAAAGGTAAAACCTCTGAAAATCAGATTATAGGTTCTACTAAGGTCGTTATGGTTCTTGGTGGTGGTTTTACCGGTCTTACTGCAGCTCTTTACGCAGCAAAGACTAACCACGACGTTATTCTGGTTGAAAAGTCGGACACTCTCGGTGGTAAAGCCGCCGGAATGTACAAGACTTTCCCACTCGCATACCCAAACACCGAAGCTCATGAAACAGGAATTGAAGATCTGATTGCTGAAGTTGAATCAAACTCTAAAATCAAAGTTTTCAAATCTGCACAGCTCGAGACTCTTGAAGGTGCTCCCGGTGATTACACCGCCAGCGTTAAAGTTGGTTCCGGTAAAGAAGAAATGCCCGTTGGCGCAGTTGTTCTTGCTACTGGTTGGGTCCCTCAGGATACCAAGTATGTTGAGCCTATGGGTTACGGTTCTTCCAAAGTTGTTACCGCTGCTGAATTTGAGAAAATGGTCAAAACAGGAAAAATGGACGCATCGTCTGTTGCTTTTGTTCTTGATACCCGCCTCAGTGAAGCAAAGTTTGCAGCCGAAGAAGATGCATATGCAAACCGTTCTGAAGAGCAGATTGCATCTGATGATGCTGATGCTAAAGCCGCATCTGATGCAGCTAAAGCAGAAGGCGATGATGCAGAAGAAGAATTTGTTTATGAGGATATGGAATCCTATAAACATCTTCCTTACAGCTCAGAACTCAGCAGTTTGGTAGCTCTTAAGCAGGCTAACTACGTTCGTGAACTTAACGACGAAGGCATTGCATATATCATCTATGACCACATGATGGTTCCGGGTGTGAACGAGCGTTACTATCGTGCTGCCCAGGATGATCCAGGTATCATGCTGACCAAAGGAACTGTCACTTCCATTAAGGAAGAAGGCAATTTCATGGTTGTTTCTGCCAGCAACACTCTGCTTGGCGAAAATATCGAAATCCAGGCTGATCTGGTCGTTGTTCCTACCGGCATGGTTCCAACCACTGCTCACGATCCGACCATCAACCTTGTATATAGACAAGGACCTGCTTTCCCGGACCTTAAACAGTTCGCAGGATATGCAGATTCCAATTACATCTGTTTCCCTTATGAAACACGCCGTACCGGTATTTATGCCGCCGGGTGTGTTCGTCAGCCCATGTCAATGGGACTTGCAAGGGAAGATGCCGCCGGTGCTGTTCTTAAAGCGATTCAGTGTATTAACTCCGCCAATCACGGCGTAGCTGTTCACCCTCGCTCCGGAGACAACACTTATCCGGTTTTCAACTTCATGCGTTGCACACAGTGTAAACGTTGTACTGAAGAATGTCCTTTCGGTGCACTTGATGATGATGAAAAGGGAACACCAAAGCCGAATCCGTCACGCTGTCGCCGCTGTGGTACCTGTATGGGGGCCTGTCCTGAACGCGTAATCGGATTCGACAATTACAATATCGACATGATCGGTTCCATGATCAAACAGGTTAAAGTACCTGATGATATGGAAGTCGGCGGTCCTAGATTTATCGTGCTTGCCTGTGAAAACGATGCTTATCCGGCACTCGACATGGCAGCTATGCGCGGTAAAGGTTGGTCCCCCTACGTTCGTGTAATTCCTGTTCGCTGTCTCGGCTCTGTTAATACCATCTGGATTGCAGATGCTATGAGTAAGGGTATCGACGGAGTTCTGTTGCTCGGATGTAAGTACGGTGAAGATTATCAGTGCCATTTTGTGAAAGGTTCCGAACTGTGTAACCGCCGTATGGAAAACGTTGCTGACTCTCTTAAGAGACTTGGCGTCGAACCTGAGCGTGTTGTCCAGTCTGAACTCGCTATTGACGAATACGATAAGGTCTCCGACCTGATTGATACCTTCGTTAATGACATGATCAAGATCGGTCCTAACCCGTTCAAGGGCTACTAG
- a CDS encoding branched-chain amino acid ABC transporter substrate-binding protein, translated as MKRLFMTVLLSAALLMLGSGMAFAKTLKVGTMGPLTGPYAADGNDIKNGVLTAVEVFKANGGIPGFDDIEVLPQDTACEPRQAVATANKLINEGANGVVGSYCSSATLPASEVLDEESIIMITPASTNEKVTSRGLPYMFRMCGRDDDQGAIAVKFMVDKLKAKSIYIVDDKTAYSQGLADGVEKMSAAAGIKVLGHEHVNQGDKDFSAILTKVKTDKPDVFYMSMQNSATGALMLIQAKRMGITAATLAQDAVYHPQLIEIAKEAAENVYLTFGFIDDNAPAYKEFYSAYQPKFGSPGAYSGYAYDSAMAYLKAVKAAGSADPAKVKVELMKLDYDGATKHIKFKDNGDSGSNYIIRTVKDGKFRNYWNPATDELY; from the coding sequence ATGAAACGTTTATTTATGACAGTTTTGCTATCCGCAGCATTATTAATGCTCGGTTCCGGCATGGCTTTTGCGAAAACTTTAAAGGTTGGTACAATGGGACCTCTTACTGGTCCTTACGCCGCTGATGGTAATGACATCAAAAACGGCGTTTTAACTGCTGTTGAAGTTTTTAAAGCCAACGGTGGCATTCCCGGTTTTGATGATATCGAAGTCCTTCCTCAGGATACAGCATGTGAACCTCGTCAGGCTGTAGCAACAGCAAATAAACTGATCAATGAAGGCGCAAACGGTGTTGTCGGTTCTTATTGTTCCAGCGCAACTCTTCCCGCATCCGAAGTTCTTGATGAAGAAAGTATCATCATGATTACCCCTGCCTCCACTAATGAAAAAGTAACTTCCCGCGGTCTTCCATATATGTTCCGCATGTGCGGCCGTGATGATGATCAGGGAGCAATTGCTGTTAAATTCATGGTTGATAAGCTCAAAGCTAAATCTATATATATAGTAGATGATAAAACAGCATATTCACAGGGTCTTGCAGACGGCGTTGAAAAAATGAGTGCTGCTGCCGGAATTAAAGTTCTTGGACATGAACACGTTAATCAGGGCGATAAAGATTTCTCAGCGATTCTTACCAAAGTAAAGACAGACAAACCTGATGTTTTTTACATGAGCATGCAGAATTCAGCTACAGGTGCTTTGATGCTTATTCAGGCAAAGCGCATGGGGATTACTGCTGCAACTCTCGCACAGGATGCAGTTTATCATCCTCAGTTGATCGAAATTGCAAAAGAAGCTGCAGAAAATGTATATCTTACTTTCGGATTTATAGATGATAATGCTCCTGCATATAAAGAATTCTATTCTGCCTATCAGCCTAAGTTCGGTAGCCCTGGTGCTTATTCCGGCTATGCATATGACAGCGCGATGGCATATCTGAAAGCCGTTAAAGCTGCTGGTTCTGCCGATCCTGCAAAGGTTAAAGTTGAGCTTATGAAGCTTGATTATGATGGTGCAACAAAGCACATCAAGTTTAAAGATAACGGTGATTCCGGTTCAAACTACATCATTCGTACTGTTAAAGATGGAAAATTCCGTAATTATTGGAACCCTGCAACTGATGAACTGTACTAG
- a CDS encoding CoB--CoM heterodisulfide reductase iron-sulfur subunit A family protein → MSKSILVVGGGFSGITAALEAAEVGHEVFIVEKAPFLGGRVMQLNKYFPKLCPPSCGLEIQFQRIKKNKNVKFFTLAEVESISGSKGDFEVKIRIKPRYVGPGSVELSEVIAKLSNNVTDEFEFKLCDRKALYMDVPFAFPARYVLEKENCTDEDLKLLEGVAAVDLKDEEKVITLNVGSIVYATGWKPYDVTKLSNLGAGSVANCITNMQMERLAAPSGPTCGKIVRPSDGAQPKNIAFVQCAGSRDENHLNYCSYICCMASLKQAAYVRDQYPDAKVTVYYIDLRTPGRYDKFAKRILSDDKINAVKGKVAEVIEISGSGNVLVTVEDAETGIKAQNEHDLIVLATGMQPSLAGVPVPTGVQVDDQGFIVGGEEQGIFAAGCAKQPLDVMKTAQSGTAAALKAIQTVIGR, encoded by the coding sequence ATGTCAAAAAGCATACTTGTCGTTGGTGGCGGGTTCAGCGGTATTACTGCTGCACTCGAAGCCGCTGAAGTAGGGCATGAAGTCTTCATCGTTGAGAAGGCACCATTCCTAGGTGGCCGAGTGATGCAGCTGAATAAGTATTTTCCGAAGCTGTGTCCCCCTTCCTGCGGTCTGGAGATCCAATTTCAGAGAATTAAAAAAAATAAGAACGTTAAGTTCTTTACCTTGGCTGAAGTAGAATCCATCAGTGGTTCTAAAGGTGATTTTGAAGTAAAAATCCGTATTAAGCCTAGGTATGTCGGTCCCGGTAGTGTTGAATTGTCCGAAGTCATCGCTAAACTTTCCAATAATGTTACTGATGAATTCGAATTCAAACTCTGTGATCGCAAAGCCCTTTACATGGATGTGCCTTTTGCGTTCCCCGCAAGATACGTTCTTGAAAAGGAAAACTGCACAGATGAAGACCTTAAACTTCTTGAAGGTGTCGCTGCTGTAGACCTTAAAGATGAAGAAAAGGTAATCACTCTCAATGTAGGTTCCATTGTATATGCGACCGGTTGGAAGCCTTATGATGTAACTAAACTTTCAAATCTCGGAGCAGGATCGGTTGCTAACTGCATTACTAATATGCAGATGGAACGTCTGGCAGCTCCAAGCGGTCCCACATGCGGCAAGATTGTCCGTCCTTCTGACGGTGCACAGCCGAAAAACATTGCGTTCGTACAGTGTGCGGGCTCACGCGATGAAAATCATCTCAATTACTGTTCATACATTTGCTGCATGGCTTCTTTGAAGCAGGCTGCATATGTTCGTGACCAGTACCCAGATGCAAAGGTCACGGTATATTATATCGACCTGCGTACTCCGGGACGTTACGATAAGTTTGCCAAGCGGATTCTTTCAGATGACAAGATCAATGCCGTTAAAGGTAAGGTCGCTGAAGTTATCGAAATTTCCGGTTCAGGCAATGTTCTCGTCACAGTTGAGGATGCTGAAACCGGTATTAAGGCACAGAATGAGCATGATCTCATCGTCCTTGCTACCGGAATGCAGCCTAGTCTCGCAGGAGTTCCGGTTCCCACCGGAGTTCAGGTTGATGATCAGGGCTTCATTGTTGGCGGAGAAGAACAAGGCATTTTCGCCGCCGGGTGCGCAAAGCAACCTCTGGATGTCATGAAGACAGCCCAGTCGGGTACAGCTGCCGCTCTGAAAGCGATTCAAACGGTGATAGGGAGGTAA
- a CDS encoding branched-chain amino acid ABC transporter permease: MEYFFQQLINGITLGSVYALIALGYTMVYGIIQLINFAHGEFFAAGGYVGVIFMSYLVSQGAPAWVCLSGSLILAMAYCAMLAVAVEKVAYKPLRNSSRLSVLLSALGMSIFLQNGLMLTQGVYDKAYPTELTQGGFEMGNVMLSYMQIFIVSLTAFLLVALNVLVFKTRIGKAMRSTAQDKIMSALVGINSNRTISITFAIGAALAAAAGIMVGLYYGSVRYDMGFVPGIKAFAAAVLGGIGNITGAMIGGFIIGMVEIFAAGYISGEYKDVFAFVILIAVLYFRPSGIMGENIDDTRV; the protein is encoded by the coding sequence ATGGAATACTTTTTTCAACAACTCATTAATGGTATAACTCTAGGCAGCGTATATGCGCTTATCGCTCTCGGTTATACTATGGTGTACGGCATTATTCAGCTCATTAACTTTGCCCATGGTGAATTTTTCGCTGCCGGAGGCTATGTAGGCGTTATTTTCATGAGTTACCTAGTTTCTCAAGGCGCGCCTGCATGGGTTTGTCTTTCCGGTTCATTAATATTGGCAATGGCATATTGCGCAATGCTTGCAGTTGCTGTTGAAAAAGTAGCTTATAAGCCGCTTCGTAACTCATCCAGGCTTTCTGTTCTTCTTTCTGCTCTGGGTATGTCCATATTTCTACAGAACGGTTTGATGTTAACACAGGGGGTGTACGACAAAGCTTACCCCACAGAACTGACTCAGGGTGGCTTTGAGATGGGAAACGTAATGCTTTCCTATATGCAAATTTTTATCGTCAGTCTTACCGCATTCTTGCTAGTGGCCTTGAATGTTCTTGTTTTCAAAACTCGTATTGGTAAGGCGATGCGCTCAACAGCTCAGGATAAAATAATGTCTGCGCTTGTTGGTATTAATTCTAACCGCACAATCAGCATTACTTTCGCAATCGGCGCAGCTCTTGCTGCTGCGGCAGGTATCATGGTCGGGCTTTATTATGGCTCAGTTCGTTACGATATGGGCTTTGTTCCCGGTATCAAGGCGTTCGCCGCCGCCGTTTTAGGCGGTATCGGAAATATTACCGGTGCAATGATCGGCGGTTTTATTATCGGAATGGTAGAGATTTTTGCCGCAGGTTATATTTCAGGGGAGTATAAGGACGTATTTGCATTCGTGATACTCATTGCGGTCCTTTATTTCAGACCTTCAGGAATCATGGGAGAGAACATTGACGATACCAGAGTTTAA